The Niallia alba genome includes a window with the following:
- a CDS encoding YvrJ family protein → MEELISFISQVGFPIVISFYLLNRIETKLDIMISSIQSLPELIKK, encoded by the coding sequence ATGGAGGAATTAATTTCATTTATCAGCCAAGTTGGTTTTCCTATCGTTATCAGCTTCTACTTGCTGAACCGGATTGAAACTAAATTGGACATAATGATTAGCTCGATTCAAAGTTTACCTGAATTAATCAA